In a single window of the Cydia pomonella isolate Wapato2018A chromosome 2, ilCydPomo1, whole genome shotgun sequence genome:
- the LOC133534417 gene encoding protein unc-79 homolog isoform X1 produces MQGSFKIQLINMGTRAAAFTAKIRSLYDCQLRLMHNIQPLPSGTDIANTVKYFSQTLLSVLKDVPRSPLEMIRDADNDADRMFLYPNLDYKGLFNAISQLVDSAPHLQYGMQAFGQAVLQCLGCLLPFLEYDMIDNLPYLVAYCVAVLPVSLHQEILHLLCYYILPFTITRKYSGQEEESQASQSVAAIIMMVFQHSNNPAHHCQLLECLMSRKSTVVKDVLCVIAYGTWGARVSAAKLLFYYWPPFDAKLFDRKGLLCKFSNDLVPFACQRDMCPSNGTAEAAKVCLDHCISVTFASDSPPPLYLCIECANEIHREHPNQNFLDILHPQQQVSMVCENKNCRSTDKSAYSICFSNECANYNGMHPIRYCQQCHGNRHNSRRGGDHVVHTRLPPAWHMDSDMQTNLVEAIISLLKEAKPINMEDPDSSSDQLKPPLSVDLPDPISIEDRQLLGRYGVWLMVGLCTPNPDTPDEILGRLLSVLFHWFHVTSFSYTGELANLVEKLKNEHVCPWLRDIAASHRAVLVACLLPHPPHYMRQAGHWDNLATKTHHLKDGLNRLYCLIPYGIITQSIWDYIMPAWMEAICSDVPEKELIELKVPVAKILEPDGAMLGLDERNLYNFAVLRVSDTPSPETVLPVLEWFQTISMLEVKIPLSQLFDLFSHCVINLPEKIFKPPMAGSKSKEDPECPEMNEKDTKEKEDSLRPQNLTCCILMLDILLKQMELQQRRINIQNVSSEATKLLRLMLKSSQSNTIEHARCLSEGACSYCEAAALWHQLAVQLVRALVPDKPKPQPTPPTEESWLDKKEDERSKSGTPAAPDALLSVAHPLDKSSVGGVLVHMPHFVHFMQLSLISDVDSEATLTKSSADTQIMTATVETITEQLDMATSLPATDAPPMATAHTITLTDTDVATATADVSTPNLLGDHEAMAESVEEDMTNFWPTSAGKFHFCIDELPQELQYIHQLLQELKSTSHPNVLYHLLQCLQVLVLNADALSEHRGFLIWCQENLLIDNLWSVCDASHSAICSVAVPVLLHCCTLAGGGDVFCALVRDQFHHRDARVRFRALEKVTVIIRFMDGSPIKTSLPLQTALATAFCYLISSMDDINVYVAQRATLYIGTIHDNAIDLLVYCLETQFDLVIVDRAMVLQCVYQLHNTLSDRNILSWQFFLNRFEALFLEAQINSNKNVDFNNLRELVSTDTSSEWFQYKVRRAHEALSVSAVNTLSASFGTKWPYKRTISAPATMPPQPDRQHGGCIPEREKVYSRQYSAPLLKRKTSRFGLGQLLAAPASIPTPQRANNHEGLHTLSGRSTEEIMTVMPKAVDLEEADRETTNLLVFLLMQFLSRSDQAHPNEDKQSLKTQEVVLRHLFLLLGYNCIDKCFHISPHTLRQSAIFNAFIANLPQVLDQNHLMGASIAEPTLMLLQFCSSPGSSSGVTAPMSMAGTLVTHSLHALEPHVRRHWLMALSVVMYKYHYGSGTLCAQVQSLVRIVLNTVEAQYHVCKRIPPMIVMPHTTRELSQPSLKSCAAPERAAGSPAPPERKPKPADAMPTHWEQPADKSVPSRTMPPRDARYQQWSLEHESSESELIAIPETSDVDTTVHGSTAPGSFDEPSHYEDPPPKIETVATTSAPHPPLSKIAQLGSRSTHQLSTSSSVSIGSDSSNLKSTPMSGQSVEIWPDQLHGPQTSPRAKILGKQKRIIVGSSTSPDTAPSSNGDGNFAAWPPHRKDNVKSPVRAFTGAYASPESPLSKMELAWNAPSPLHHQPHQPFHIPPPERLLPIGPKPNKDQYPVFNALVDRVREALTLPPDDSTDKTDSSSQHEPEPTPTPTSRPQDLTKKLSSEGATRSRGASPRRLARQAAQLGSPPTPPPPPQPPTARPPSSESATDGGGGWWEAASRAGRRAAHAGTAPRPDTTLQYRCAECGTAVEQYSDEELGLCVIILATFVHREPCAAAGMLPALLHNVSRVVQLGNYAWQTETNTRLPGSAVFVAHQFLRCVLHQLAPNNVFLQIFLLRSPEKQRLMFFKSIAQAFVDFNELYPCGPLQLVVEHLNSKKTLPIDQISVIASNICLYLSCLAPEVLGPTTACCALLSQLEALFRSIVLQLPALDEPGPLLRAAASVLRIPGANQNKSILEPISKIISYSIQNYVVKLSIISELSAVCVRVFSRDRDKLLVCRVLVFELVQALRTKTTIPDENLFILIQFVLQGHNCTLVLPPALNTGDLLTPSGPEARDVGSGAVDCMRPHLPDMIDLLQDPHLLNKIKGSVSKSIVNRNLICLNEDTLGAIVKGGIAQYVALELAAERGGKACSQGRHVLPWLTTTALPGSREVGECITRVRLVSWLVMGALCNACGGAGSEPQLLQQPVPQDANCHITDHIQTIMSSYVEQTKPAPQRMNALFHAFILCHLWTLYLEELAAASTPSSEANHTTVCILLDFWCKLVPSILQVTVQSKVLAETVNLHFLSLLESLLECNSTVLNKLLPLWTPILHSPLFSMPPHVAERVAACRALRPEVVRAHRPAAARPQRRLLRLLAKMAQLELQPHAFYFI; encoded by the exons TTACAGCGAAGATCCGCAGCCTGTACGACTGCCAGCTGCGGCTGATGCACAACATACAGCCTCTGCCATCAGGGACGGACATCGCTAACACCGTCAAGTACTTCTCACAGACTCTTCTTA GCGTGCTAAAAGATGTGCCCCGGTCTCCTCTGGAGATGATCCGAGATGCGGACAACGACGCCGACCGTATGTTCCTGTACCCCAACCTGGATTACAAGGGGTTGTTCAACGCCATCTCGCAGTTGGTGGACTCTGCCCCTCATCTACAGTATGGGATGCAAG CATTCGGCCAAGCAGTCCTCCAATGCCTGGGCTGCCTGCTACCCTTTTTAGAATACGACATGATCGACAATCTTCCCTATCTGGTGGCGTATTGCGTTGCTGTTCTGCCAGTGTCGCTACATCAGGAGATTCTGCATTTGCTCTGCTATTACATACTACCATTTACCATCA CACGCAAGTACTCAGGACAAGAAGAAGAAAGCCAGGCATCACAATCCGTTGCAGCCATCATCATGATGGTCTTCCAACATTCTAACAATccag CACATCATTGCCAGCTCTTAGAATGCCTGATGTCGCGGAAGAGCACCGTGGTAAAGGACGTGCTCTGCGTGATAGCGTACGGAACATGGGGCGCTCGCGTATCGGCCGCCAAGCTGCTGTTCTACTACTGGCCGCCATTCGACGCCAAGCTCTTCGACAGGAAGGGGCTGCTCTGCAAGTTCTCTA ATGATTTGGTCCCATTCGCTTGTCAGCGCGACATGTGCCCAAGCAACGGCACCGCGGAGGCGGCTAAAGTTTGCTTGGACCATTGCATCAGCGTCACCTTTGCCAGCGACAGTCCCCCGCCACTGTATCTCTGCATCGAGTGCGCCAATGAGATCCACAG GGAGCACCCTAATCAAAACTTCTTGGACATCTTACATCCTCAGCAACAAGTCTCCATGGTTTGCGAAAATAAG AACTGTCGCTCTACAGATAAATCGGCTTATTCCATCTGCTTTTCGAACGAATGTGCCAATTATAATGGAATGCACCCAATAAG GTACTGCCAGCAGTGCCACGGCAACCGCCACAACAGTCGTCGCGGAGGAGACCATGTAGTTCACACACGCCTTCCTCCAGCCTGGCACATGGACTCTGACATGCAGACCAACCTTGTGGAAGCCATCATCAG CCTACTCAAAGAAGCAAAGCCGATAAACATGGAGGATCCAGACAGTTCATCGGACCAGCTGAAGCCACCGCTCAGCGTCGACCTTCCCGACCCTATATCTATCGAAGATCGCCAGCTACTCGGCAG GTATGGCGTGTGGTTAATGGTAGGGCTGTGCACGCCCAACCCCGACACGCCGGACGAGATCCTGGGCCGCCTGCTCTCCGTGCTGTTCCACTGGTTTCACGTCACCTCCTTCTCTTATACAG GGGAGTTAGCAAACTTGGTAGAGAAGCTAAAGAACGAGCACGTCTGCCCCTGGCTGCGAGACATCGCGGCCTCCCACCGCGCCGTGCTCGTGGCGTGTCTGCTGCCGCACCCGCCGCACTACATGCGCCAAGCCGGCCACTGGGACAACCTGGCCACCAAGACACACCATCTTAAGGACGGGCTTAACAG GCTCTACTGCTTGATTCCATATGGCATCATCACGCAGTCCATATGGGACTACATCATGCCCGCGTGGATGGAAGCCATTTGCTCCGACGTGCCTGAAAAG GAGCTAATCGAGTTGAAAGTTCCTGTTGCCAAGATCCTAGAACCTGATGGTGCTATGCTGGGCTTGGACGAGCGCAACCTGTACAACTTCGCTGTACTGCGCGTCAGTGACACGCCCTCGCCCGAGACAGTCCTTCCCGTGTTGGAGTGGTTCCAG ACTATTTCGATGCTGGAAGTGAAGATCCCACTGTCGCAGCTATTCGACTTGTTCAGCCACTGCGTCATCAATCTTCCTGAAAAGATCTTCAAGCCTCCAATGG CTGGCAGCAAGAGTAAGGAGGACCCAGAGTGTCCGGAAATGAACGAGAAGGATACTAAAGAGAAAGAAGACTCGCTGCGCCCACAGAATCTTACGTGCTGCATACTCATGCTGGACATATTGCTGAAACAG ATGGAGCTCCAGCAACGACGCATCAACATACAAAATGTCAGCAGCGAAGCTACAAAGTTGCTCCGTTTGATGTTGAAGTCCAGTCAGAGCAATACCATAGAACATG CCCGTTGCCTGTCCGAGGGAGCGTGTTCGTATTGCGAGGCGGCGGCGTTGTGGCATCAGCTTGCCGTGCAGCTGGTGCGGGCTCTGGTCCCGGACAAGCCCAAGCCGCAACCCACG CCCCCCACAGAAGAGTCGTGGCTGGACAAGAAGGAGGACGAGCGCAGCAAGTCCGGCACGCCGGCCGCTCCCGACGCGCTGCTGTCGGTCGCGCACCCGCTCGACAAGAGCTCCGTTGGAGGCGTGCTGGTGCATATGCCGCAT TTTGTTCATTTCATGCAACTGTCACTCATAAGCGACGTCGATTCGGAAGCGACCCTGACTAAGTCGTCAGCCGACACGCAA ATAATGACAGCGACCGTGGAGACGATCACTGAGCAACTGGATATGGCGACGAGTCTGCCGGCGACAGACGCTCCGCCCATGGCCACGGCTCATACCATCACTTTGACGGACACCGACGTTGCTACCGCTACAGCTGAT GTATCCACACCTAACTTATTGGGAGACCACGAAGCAATGGCGGAATCAGTTGAGGAAGATATGACCAACTTCTGGCCGACGTCTGCTGGAAAATTTCACTTCTGTATTGACGAGCTGCCCCAGGAGTTGCAGTACATACACCAGCTGTTGCAG GAACTGAAAAGCACGTCCCATCCAAATGTGTTGTACCACCTGCTGCAGTGCTTGCAGGTATTGGTTCTGAACGCTGACGCTCTCTCCGAACACAGAGGGTTCTTGATCTGGTGCCAGGAGAACCTGCTTATTGACAA ccTGTGGAGCGTATGCGACGCATCTCACTCGGCCATCTGCTCCGTGGCCGTGCCGGTGCTGCTGCACTGCTGCACGCTGGCCGGCGGCGGCGACGTGTTCTGCGCGCTCGTGCGCGACCAGTTCCACCACAGGGACGCGCGCGTGCGCTTCCGCGCGCTCGAGAAGGTCACCGTCATCATCAG ATTTATGGACGGCTCGCCCATCAAAACGAGCCTGCCTCTCCAGACGGCGCTGGCCACTGCCTTCTGTTACCTCATCTCGAGCATGGACGATATCAACGTGTACGTGGCGCAACGGGCCACCTTGTACATCGGCACCATACATGACAATGCCATTGAC TTGCTCGTATACTGCCTGGAAACACAATTCGATCTGGTGATCGTGGACCGAGCCATGGTACTGCAGTGCGTGTACCAGCTCCATAATACCCTGAGCGACCGCAACATTCTGTCGTGGCAGTTTTTCCTCAATCGCTTCGAAGCACTCTTTCTTGAAGCACAGATCAACTCTAATAAGAACGTGGATTTCAACAATTTGAGAG AACTTGTTAGTACGGACACAAGTTCCGAATGGTTCCAGTACAAAGTGCGACGAGCTCACGAGGCACTTAGCGTCTCAGCGGTGAACACTTTGAGTGCCTCTTTCGGCACCAAGTGGCCGTACAAAAGGACTATCTCTGCCCCCGCTACAATGCCGCCGCAGCCGGACAGACAACACG GTGGTTGTATTCCAGAGCGAGAGAAAGTCTACTCCCGCCAGTACTCGGCGCCGCTATTGAAGAGGAAGACCTCGAGATTTGGCCTGGGGCAGCTGTTGGCGGCGCCCGCGTCTATACCGACTCCACAGCGCGCTAATAACCACG AGGGCTTGCACACGTTGTCGGGACGGTCTACTGAGGAAATTATGACCGTGATGCCTAAAGCGGTAGACCTGGAGGAAGCCGACAGGGAAACTACCAATCTGCTGGTGTTTCTTCTTATGCAGTTCTTGTCAAG GTCTGATCAAGCTCACCCGAATGAAGACAAGCAATCTTTGAAAACCCAAGAGGTGGTGCTGAGGCATCTGTTTCTGCTCCTGGGTTATAACTGTATCGACAAATGCTTCCACATCTCGCCACATACGTTAAG GCAATCTGCAATCTTCAACGCGTTCATAGCGAACCTACCTCAGGTGCTGGACCAAAACCACTTGATGGGCGCTAGCATTGCTGAACCAACATTAATGCTGTTACAA TTTTGCAGCAGTCCCGGCTCAAGCTCCGGAGTGACTGCCCCCATGTCCATGGCCGGCACCCTCGTCACTCACTCCTTACACGCTCTAGAGCCCCATGTCAGACGTCACTGGCTTATGGCGTTGTCCGTCGTCATGTACAAG TACCACTACGGCAGCGGAACACTGTGTGCGCAAGTACAGTCGTTAGTTCGCATCGTTCTCAACACTGTAGAGGCGCAATACCACGTCTGTAAGCGCATCCCGCCCATGATTGTGATGCCACACACCACTAGAG AGCTGAGCCAGCCGTCGCTGAAGTCGTGCGCGGCGCCGGAGCGCGCGGCGGGCAGCCCCGCGCCGCCGGAGCGCAAGCCCAAGCCCGCGGACGCCATGCCCACGCACTGGGAGCAGCCCGCCGACAAGTCAGTACCTTCCCGAACTATGCCGCCCCGGGACGCCAG ATATCAGCAATGGAGCCTCGAGCATGAATCGTCGGAGAGCGAACTGATTGCTATTCCTGAAACCAGCGACGTCGACACTACTGTACACGGAAGTACTGCACCG GGCTCCTTTGATGAGCCGTCGCATTACGAAGATCCGCCGCCAAAGATTGAGACCGTTGCCACCACATCTGCGCCCCACCCACCGCTTAGCAAGATT GCTCAATTGGGATCTCGTTCTACACATCAGTTGTCTACCAGTTCTTCGGTCTCCATCGGTAGTGACTCTTCGAATTT AAAATCTACTCCTATGAGCGGGCAGTCAGTAGAGATTTGGCCCGATCAACTACACGGGCCGCAGACTTCACCGCGGGCTAAAATATTGGGAAAACAGAAGAGGATCATTG tGGGCAGCAGCACATCTCCAGACACAGCGCCTTCTTCGAACGGTGACGGGAACTTCGCAGCCTGGCCGCCGCACCGCAAGGACAATGTTAAGAGTCCTG TCCGCGCCTTCACTGGCGCATACGCGTCGCCGGAGTCGCCGCTGTCGAAGATGGAGCTGGCGTGGAACGCGCCCTCCCCGCTGCACCACCAGCCGCACCAGCCCTTCCACATCCCCCCGCCAGAGAG ATTGCTGCCCATAGGTCCGAAGCCTAATAAGGACCAGTATCCAGTTTTCAACGCCCTGGTCGATCGTGTCCGCGAAGCTCTTACTTTACCACCAG ACGATTCAACCGACAAGACAGACTCCAGTAGCCAGCACGAGCCAGAGCCGACACCAACGCCGACATCGAGGCCACAGGACTTAACTAAGAAACTCTCGTCTGAGGGTGCCAC CCGGTCTCGAGGAGCGTCGCCGCGGCGCCTGGCCCGACAGGCCGCGCAGCTCGGCTCGCCgcccacgccgccgccgccacctcAGCCGCCGACAGCGAGACCTCCAAGTTCAG AGAGCGCGAcggacggcggcggcggctggtGGGAGGCGGCGAGCCGCGCcgggcgccgcgccgcgcacgccGGCACCGCGCCGCGCCCCGACACCACGCTGCAGTACCGCT GCGCAGAATGTGGTACAGCAGTCGAGCAGTACAGCGACGAAGAGCTGGGGCTCTGCGTGATCATTCTGGCCACGTTTGTGCACCGCGAGCCGTGCGCTGCGGCCGGCATGCTTCCGGCGTTGCTGCATAACGTCAGCAG GGTGGTCCAACTTGGCAACTACGCTTGGCAGACTGAGACAAACACCCGCCTGCCGGGCAGCGCAGTGTTCGTAGCTCATCAGTTTCTGCGCTGTGTGCTGCATCAACTGGCGCCCAACAATGTATTCCTGCAGATATTCCTGCTAAGGAGTCCCG AGAAACAGCGGTTGATGTTCTTCAAGAGCATCGCGCAGGCATTCGTCGATTTCAACGAGCTGTACCCGTGTGGGCCGCTGCAACTGGTGGTCGAGCATTTGAACTCTAAGAAGACTCTGCCTATCGAT CAAATATCCGTGATCGCGTCGAACATCTGCCTGTACCTGTCGTGCCTGGCGCCAGAAGTGCTGGGCCCGACCACCGCCTGCTGCGCATTACTTAGCCAGCTGGAAGCGCTGTTTCGCTCCATAGTGTTGCAACTGCCAGCTTTAGATGAGCCTGGGCCTCTATTGCGAGCTGCCGCTTCAGTGCTGAGGATACCCGGAGCTAATCAGAACAAG AGCATTCTCGAGCCAATCTCCAAGATCATCAGCTATTCCATCCAGAACTACGTCGTCAAACTGTCCATCATCTCGGAGCTCAGCGCCGTCTGCGTGCGCGTGTTCAGTCGCGACCGGGACAAGTTGCTGGTGTGCCGAGTGCTTGTGTTCGAGCTGGTGCAGGCGCTGCGCACGAAGACCACCATCCCGGACGAGAACCTGTTCATACTGATCCAGTTTGTGCTGCAAG GTCACAACTGCACGCTAGTCCTCCCGCCGGCGCTGAACACCGGCGACCTGCTCACCCCGAGCGGGCCCGAGGCGCGCGACGTCGGCTCCGGCGCCGTGGACTGCATGCGCCCGCACCTGCCCGACATGATCGACCTGCTGCAGGACCCGCACCTGCTCAACAAGATCAAG GGATCCGTCTCCAAGTCAATAGTGAACCGCAACCTAATTTGTCTCAACGAGGACACGCTGGGAGCGATCGTGAAGGGTGGGATCGCTCAATACGTTGCGTTAGAACTAGCAGcggaaagaggcggcaaggCCTGCTCGCAGGGCCGCCATGTGTTGCCTTGGCTCACCACCACAGCATTACCTGg ATCGCGAGAAGTCGGCGAGTGCATCACCCGCGTCCGCCTGGTGTCGTGGCTAGTGATGGGCGCGCTGTGCAACGCTTGCGGCGGCGCCGGCTCCGAGCCGCAGCTGCTGCAGCAGCCCGTGCCGCAGGACGCCAACTGCCACATCACCGACCACATACAG ACAATAATGTCTTCATACGTGGAGCAAACAAAACCGGCACCTCAACGAATGAATGCACTTTTCCACGCCTTCATCCTCTGCCACTTGTGGACCCTGTACCTTGAAGAACTTGCGGCGGCCAGCACCCCTAGTAGCGAAGCGAACCACACCACTGTGTGTATCCTGCTGGACTTCTGGTGCAAGCTGGTGCCGAGCATACTACAGGTCACCGTGCAGTCTAAAGTG cTGGCGGAAACGGTGAACCTGCATTTTCTGAGCCTGCTGGAATCTCTGCTGGAGTGCAATTCGACCGTACTCAATAAGCTTCTGCCTCTTTGGACGCCCATCCTGCATTCGCCGCTTTTCAGT ATGCCTCCCCACGTAGCCGAGCGCGTGGCGGCGTGCCGCGCGCTGCGGCCCGAGGTGGTGCGCGCGCAccggcccgccgccgcgcgcccgcAGCGCCGCCTGCTGCGCCTGCTCGCCAAGATGGCGCAGCTCGAGCTGCAGCCGCACGCTTTCTACTTCATATAG